One window of Triticum dicoccoides isolate Atlit2015 ecotype Zavitan chromosome 5A, WEW_v2.0, whole genome shotgun sequence genomic DNA carries:
- the LOC119297643 gene encoding uncharacterized protein LOC119297643: MAGNGSESYTSHVDCRELVPRDTEEMAVRVGLRRSREEYAGQRADSIQLESIAFAEVAHGSGARRVAVASPEAVQSIWRPNTMPKATPIDVVPKDASLERKIMEVPKKSGDVTENNNDQMNDLLRPIMKIRNNILHEEHVLQDRSAECDMDIQNILTEGKMTAKVLAIMKKYKKTGSNMMEVANPPCCGDGDKTRRNKRTTLKEALLHNKCQELNEICYDMKCIPPRYTVLPSPEDGMFHANVHFTCPGYDMSITGGAHQTPDGARCSAAANLITELHKKAAEEEEQEDDAIFLVKLSKLGTSRRLEPPVVIAHCLSYFTSESSCYFSCLSCGFLLRSFRVVDFYQGNLLWISSGCAQFCDMSEHKLSI, translated from the exons ATGGCAGGCAACGGATCCGAGTCTTACACCTCCCATGTTGACTGCCGAGAGCTCGTCCCACGCGACACCGAGGAGATGGCCGTCCGTGTTGGGCTCCGCCGCTCACGAGAGGAGTACGCCGGACAGCGCGCGGACTCCATCCAGTTGGAATCCATTGCGTTCGCCGAAGTGGCGCATGGATCCGGCGCGAGGCGCGTCGCCGTTGCCTCGCCGGAGGCGGTGCAGTCCATCTGGCGTCCGAACACCATGCCAAAG GCAACACCTATTGATGTTGTACCGAAGGATGCTAGTTTGGAAAGAAAAATCATGGAAGTGCCTAAGAAGTCGG GCGACGTCACTGAGAACAACAATGATCAGATGAACGATTTACTGCGACCAATTATGAAAATACGGAATAATATT CTTCATGAGGAACACGTACTTCAAGATCGAAGTGCTGAATGTGATATGGACATTCAGAATATCTTGACTG AAGGGAAAATGACAGCTAAAGTGTTGGCAATAATGAAAAAGTATAAGAAAACCGGCTCAAATATGATGGAAGTTGCCAATCCACCTTGTTGTGGAGATGGTGATAAAACAAGGAGAAATAAGAGGACGACATTGAAGGAGGCACTCCTCCACAACAAGTGCCAG GAGCTCAACGAGATCTGTTATGACATGAAGTGTATACCCCCAAGATACACAGTATTACCTTCACCAGAAGATG GAATGTTCCATGCCAATGTACATTTTACATGCCCTGGTTATGACATGAGCATCACTGGTGGTGCTCATCAGACCCCAGATGGGGCGAGGTGCTCTGCAGCTGCCAATCTGATAACAGAGCTTCACAAGAAGGCAGCGGAAGAAGAAGAACAGGAAGATGACGCAATCTTCCTAGTTAAATTGTCAAAGTTGGGAACTAGCAGACGTCTGGAACCACCGGTAGTCATTGCACATTGTCTAAGCTATTTTACCTCTGAGAGCTCGTGTTACTTTAGTTGTTTGAGTTGTGGATTCTTACTAAGGTCATTTCGTGTTGTGGATTTTTATCAGGGCAATTTGTTGTGGATTTCCTCTGGTTGTGCACAATTTTGCGACATGAGTGAACACAAATTATCGATTTAA